The Laspinema palackyanum D2c region ATCTTACACCCAAGAAGCCGTCCAGGAAATCCTCCACCTGGCGATCGCCCGCCAAACCGAATCCGAAGAGTTTTCCCGAGTTCAACTGGTCGAAATCGCCAAAGAACTCGGCATTCCACCGGCCAATATTGTCCAGGCTGAACAAGAATGGCTGATGAATCAAGGTCAACTGAAAGAACGGCATGGTTTTGACCTTTATCGCCAGACTAAGTTCAAAAATAATCTCGTTCGTTATGGGATTGCTAACTCA contains the following coding sequences:
- a CDS encoding 2TM domain-containing protein, producing MPESYTQEAVQEILHLAIARQTESEEFSRVQLVEIAKELGIPPANIVQAEQEWLMNQGQLKERHGFDLYRQTKFKNNLVRYGIANSFLVVLNLLTAHTLTWSLPILFLWGLFLALKGWKTYQLDGEEYDKAFAAWRLKQQIGQTIHTTLNKWLKPQEGLL